From the Chiroxiphia lanceolata isolate bChiLan1 chromosome Z, bChiLan1.pri, whole genome shotgun sequence genome, one window contains:
- the HACD4 gene encoding very-long-chain (3R)-3-hydroxyacyl-CoA dehydratase 4 isoform X2 — protein MNMYLFVYDLMQFCGHSWIFTNMIIRFMTFGTGLVMRVCQLLSILEILHILTGIDKSRLLPRFLQITERIIVLFVVINSQEEVQGKYVVCVLFFLWNLLDVVRYTYNMLARMGIYYLPLTWLNFSLCIPLYPLSVLAKAFAICVSLPYFEYFGTYSIKLPFPFAFSIYFPYVLKMYLLVLFTGMCFIIQNLFSERKAHLGTGNIKTKRS, from the exons ATGAACATGTACCTGTTTGTGTATGACTTAATGCAATTCTGTGGACATTCATGGATATTTACAAATATGATCATCAGGTTCATGACATTTGGAACAG GACTTGTAATGCGTGTTTGCCAATTGTTATCTATACTGGAGATCCTGCACATCCTCACTGGCATTGACAAAAGCCGTCTCCTCCCCAGGTTTTTGCAG atcACTGAGagaataattgttttatttgtcGTGATCAACAGTCAGGAAGAAGTTCAAGGGAAATATGTcgtgtgtgttttatttttcctttggaatttaTTAGATGTGGTCAG ATACACTTACAACATGTTGGCAAGGATGGGAATATACTACCTACCATTGACATGGCTCAACTTCTCACTGTGCATCCCACTTTATCCCCTTTCAGTTCTGGCTAAAG CATTTGCAATTTGTGTATCACTGccttattttgaatattttggcACATACTCCATCAAGCTACCATTTCCATTCGCCTTCTCAATCTACTTCCCCTATGTTCTGAAAATGTACCTGCTAGTGCTCTTTACAG GTATGTGCTTTATCATCCAGAACCTCTTCTCCGAGAGAAAGGCACACCTAGGGACAGGCAacatcaaaaccaaaagaagcTAA
- the HACD4 gene encoding very-long-chain (3R)-3-hydroxyacyl-CoA dehydratase 4 isoform X1: MNMYLFVYDLMQFCGHSWIFTNMIIRFMTFGTDSLADTFYSIGLVMRVCQLLSILEILHILTGIDKSRLLPRFLQITERIIVLFVVINSQEEVQGKYVVCVLFFLWNLLDVVRYTYNMLARMGIYYLPLTWLNFSLCIPLYPLSVLAKAFAICVSLPYFEYFGTYSIKLPFPFAFSIYFPYVLKMYLLVLFTGMCFIIQNLFSERKAHLGTGNIKTKRS, from the exons ATGAACATGTACCTGTTTGTGTATGACTTAATGCAATTCTGTGGACATTCATGGATATTTACAAATATGATCATCAGGTTCATGACATTTGGAACAG ATTCGTTGGCTGACACATTTTACTCCATAGGACTTGTAATGCGTGTTTGCCAATTGTTATCTATACTGGAGATCCTGCACATCCTCACTGGCATTGACAAAAGCCGTCTCCTCCCCAGGTTTTTGCAG atcACTGAGagaataattgttttatttgtcGTGATCAACAGTCAGGAAGAAGTTCAAGGGAAATATGTcgtgtgtgttttatttttcctttggaatttaTTAGATGTGGTCAG ATACACTTACAACATGTTGGCAAGGATGGGAATATACTACCTACCATTGACATGGCTCAACTTCTCACTGTGCATCCCACTTTATCCCCTTTCAGTTCTGGCTAAAG CATTTGCAATTTGTGTATCACTGccttattttgaatattttggcACATACTCCATCAAGCTACCATTTCCATTCGCCTTCTCAATCTACTTCCCCTATGTTCTGAAAATGTACCTGCTAGTGCTCTTTACAG GTATGTGCTTTATCATCCAGAACCTCTTCTCCGAGAGAAAGGCACACCTAGGGACAGGCAacatcaaaaccaaaagaagcTAA